Proteins encoded together in one Falco peregrinus isolate bFalPer1 chromosome 2, bFalPer1.pri, whole genome shotgun sequence window:
- the TMEM220 gene encoding transmembrane protein 220, whose amino-acid sequence MADRLWRLCNLLMAAFFGLAAAVQVNDPDAGLWTAVYLVPAALTLLVSINPSITDHGVWRSLCDLHSACCIVGTIALACSLFAYTQGNILHEEEGRELFGLVIITVWMSLCRSSAKSPLGGVRLIIAIVVTLFPFVSWLYIYVNKEMRASWPTHCKTVI is encoded by the exons ATGGCGGACCGGCTGTGGCGGCTCTGCAACCTCCTCATGGCCGCCTTCTTCGGGCTGGCGGCCGCCGTGCAG GTGAACGACCCCGACGCCGGGCTGTGGACG GCTGTGTACTTAGTGCCAGCTGCCCTGACGCTGCTTGTCAGCATTAACCCCTCCATAACAG atcaTGGTGTTTGGAGGAGCCTCTGTGACCTTCATTCTGCTTGTTGCATTGTTGGAACCATTGCTTTGGCTTGCTCTTTGTTTGCTTACActcaaggaaatattttgcacGAAGAGGAAGGCAG AGAGTTGTTTGGTCTGGTGATTATTACAGTATGGATGAGTCTTTGTCGCAGTTCAGCAAA GAGTCCACTGGGTGGAGTTCGCTTGATCATTGCAATCGTGGTCACcctctttccctttgtttcaTGGCTGTACATTTATGTGAACAAAGAGATGCGAGCGTCTTGGCCAACACACTGTAAAACGGTGATTTAA
- the ADPRM gene encoding manganese-dependent ADP-ribose/CDP-alcohol diphosphatase has translation MAAAPPLLCFGVIADIQYADAEDGYDFGGCRRRYYRQSLGLLRDAVEAWAAERPPLAFVLQLGDSIDGLNARHGAAEAALERVLAVLGRLPVPVHHAWGNHELYNFSRARLARSGLSAAVARPPGRDCQACHCSPAGDNQACHCSPVGDNQACHFSPAGDCQAYHFSPAVRVRVVVLDAYDLSILGREPDSPRYQESLRLLREKNPNDNLNSPAGLEEPQFVEFNGGFSQAQLDWFNEVLKFSDENQEKVVVMGHLPIHPDASDRVCLAWNYKDALSVIYSHRCVVCFLAGHLHDGGYCLDSHGVHHLTLEGVIETPPESNAFGTIYVYEDKMILKGRGRISGRVMHFRKW, from the exons atggcggcggcgccgccgctCCTCTGCTTCGGGGTCATCGCCGACATCCAGTACGCGGACGCGGAGGACGGCTACGACTTCGGCGGGTGCCGGCGGCGGTATTACCGGCAGAGCCTCGGCCTGCTGCGGGACGCCGTGGAAGCGTGGGCCGCCGAGAGGCCGCCGCTCGCCTTCGTGCTGCAGCTGGGCGACAGCATCGACGGCCTCAACGCGCGGCACGGCGCGGCCGAGGCCGCCCTGGAGCGGGTGCTGGCGGTGCTGGGGCGGCTGCCGGTGCCGGTGCACCACGCCTGGGGCAACCACGAGCTCTACAACTTCAGCCGGGCCCGCCTAGCGCGCAGCGGCCTCTCGGCGGCGGTGGCCAGGCCGCCGGGCAGGGACTGCCAGGCCTGTCACTGCAGCCCGGCCGGGGACAACCAGGCCTGTCACTGCAGCCCAGTCGGGGACAACCAGGCCTGTCACTTCAGCCCGGCCGGGGACTGCCAGGCCTATCACTTCAGCCCGGCCGTGCGGGTCCGTGTTGTCGTGCTCGACGCCTACGACCTGAGCATCCTGGGCAGGGAGCCGGACAGCCCCCGGTACCAGGAGTCCCTGAGGCTGCTGCGGGAGAAGAACCCCAACGACAACCTCAACAGCCCTGCAG GACTCGAAGAACCTCAGTTTGTGGAGTTTAATGGAGGATTTAGCCAAGCCCAGCTGGACTGGTTCAATGAAGTCCTCAAGTTCTCTgatgaaaaccaagaaaaagttGTAGTTATGG GTCATCTGCCCATTCACCCAGATGCTTCAGACAGAGTTTGCCTAGCCTGGAATTACAAAGATGCCCTTTCGGTCATCTACTCTCATCGGTGCGTGGTCTGCTTTCTTGCAGGGCACCTGCACGATGGTGGATATTGTTTAGACTCTCACGGAGTTCATCATCTAACTTTGGAGGGGGTTATTGAAACTCCACCAGAAAGCAATGCCTTTGGAACCATTTATGTCTACGAAGATAAAATGATACTAAAGGGAAGGGGCAGAATTTCAGGCAGAGTTATGCATTTCCGAAAATGgtaa